The genomic stretch GTCATTCATGACAGTATTCGAACCGTTTTTCCTCCTTCACGTCACTCGCTAGCTCTGTAATCATTGTAACTCACCTATTTCCAACATTAATGAGTTGTATTACCATAGAGCAAATGCGCCTCATTTCTTCAATCCTGGACGAGGCAGATTCCGCCCCAGAGTAAAGAATATGTCGTGGTACTGGCGAAATTTCCACCAACGTATAAACTGCTACAAGATCTCATTGTATATTTCCACGCCGCCACCTGAAGCGGCCGGAGTCTACCTCTGCTCGTGAAGATCCTTGACTGAaagatgcaaagaagaagtccTTGGGTGTGTGACTAGACTTTCTCTTTCAAGATGAGGCACATTTCAGACACATGCAAAGCATTGTACAGCCATCACTCACTATCTGTAAAGTGAAAATCGAAGAATCAGGTGCCTTGTTGTAGcggtagaagcagtagaagcagcgGATTAAAATGGCTTTCCGGGCTATGCTGTAGACTTGACAGTGCCTAATGCCCTTGACATGAgattgccagctgctgccagacGGTCATGTCCATCACATCATGCCATACAGCTGCGCGCGCCTATGTGctaacttttcttttttttggtatcaGAATTTGTGGTATGGAcacaaaagggaaaaagaaaaggcaaacaaacgcgtactttcttcttccccaacCTGCCTGCATCACAACATCCTGGCGGCAATACGAGCACGCGACATACTTGCATTACGACAATTTTCAACACTGAATCTGACGATACCATTGAGAATGCCTCGAGCCCGCTGCAAGAGAAAATGCGTCGTTGTGGCCACGAGCAGAGCACCCAAAAGGAACCGCACCGATCCGCAATATCCACCAATTGTTGGAGAGGTCCTAAAGATCAACGACCACGAGAACCACGAAGAAGTtgttgaagagagagacggAGCTGAATTGGCAGCAGAAGAGATTCGAGCCGTCTGCGAAGCGCTCATCAGGCAAACGTTCAGCGCTATTGGGATGGACGTTGACTCGTACCTCGCCTGTTTCAATGCATGCGTCGAGAAAGCCATCAGCAATGCCATGGTCTACGCCACAGCATGGTCTAAATGGGGTGGTTACAGAGACCTTCTTTGCAAGATGGCTTACGTCGCCGATCTCTGCCAGACAACCGGGAAGCTTCATTGTCCAACTGCGCCAGCGATAGTCATGGCATATACTCTCCTCCGAATCTGCAAGGTTACGACAAGAGCAGCAGGCGGGTTGCCTCGCGTGATGGAGATTTGCAAGACGCTTGAATGTGCAGCGCCGGCCATTCGACACTACGAAGACCATCCAGATGTCATCTTGAGGCTGCCCGATTCCTTTGAGCCGCCGGAAGAATGGCCTGCAATGGTTTACAACAATGTTACGGAACAAGGAGGCCAAGTTGCAAAAGTGGACACGGGCTGTCTTGACATTGACAAGAAACATCGCGGTCAGTTActgttgaagctgaaggacTTGGAGGCATCCGACGCCGTGGACAGTGATCAAACGTACAAGGTCGAAGTCTCCCGCACGGTTACAAGACAGGAAGCACAGCAAGTGCTTCAAAGCATCATCGAGCCTCTTAGAGAACTTGAAACGCCTGAAAGTTCCCTTTTCGACCATCTCACGCTCCCACGCCTCAAGGTACTTCCAGTTGGCGACAAAAGGTTGATCCTTTGGTGGATAAAGGACATCAAGCCTGAGATATTTGCGGAATGGAGAAAAGAGACTGAACAAGACATTGAGCAATACCAATGGACTGAGACGGTCAAGGGAAAGTTACCGGAGACGTGGGCCGACCATCCAGCGGATACAGTCTTCAAGCGAATTGAAGAGCGGGCCAAGACAGACCCAGACCCTTCCAACATCAAAGACTTGGTACTTTTGAAAGAAATCTTCAAGGATCAAGAGAGACAGGGGATGGACCCAGCCTTCTGCCAAAAGATGACCCAGTGGATGCTGAGAAGGGAGCACAAGGCGGACGAGCAAGCGGCGACCATTGCCAAACTACacaagaagctggacttGGTGGATGAACAGGCGGCTGAACAGGCGGCAGCCAGTGCCAAAGTGCTCAAGAGGCTGGACTTGgtcttggccaagctgggcgAGACGTCCGAACCGATGACGGAAGACGCGGAGTCCCTCTTGGGCGATAGTCTGGTGGACTTTACCGATGCAAAGAGTCCCTTGTTTATCAATGAGTAACTCGGAGGAACTAGTATACAGAGAATCTATTGAAGGGGATAAAGGGACACGAGTTTGCGGGAAGGGACCTATAAAATGCGTAATGGCTACAGACCTACGTAGCAGTGCTGCACCATTGTGCCTGAGGATGTTCTTGCGAGATAGTTGCATCAAGGTTCGTTTGTATGATTGTCAATTTGTGGTACAGGTAGTGTAGGCAGTCAAGAGAATATATaccaaaagccaaaaatgcCTGTAAACCAGCTATGCATAGGATGTAAGTTGTTGACATCCTCCCCAGCCGTAGCCGAAGTCTGGAGCGAACACGTATTCTTCCAGACATGAGCACCTATGCTTCTACTACCTTAATTGCTAGTACTACCCGCCCTCTCTGTATCGTTGATCACACCGTTTCCTGCATCCTGTGAGAGTTTGGGTGACGAGTTAGCATATATTGTTACATCCATGGCCAAAACATCTGGCGCGTAGGCTCAATTCTGTACATCCAATGGTTAGTTTATCTTTGCGTCATATACTATGGAGACAAACTGACTGGATAAGCATTACCCATCTAGAGATACAGTAACCGACTTATTTCGACATGTTATGGTGCACTCTCCTTTTCATTATCGCTCAGACATGCAAAGTCTCACTCACATCATGCAGGACCCGACCAAGCGCCGCCTAATGCTCCAGATAAAGGAAATCGGCTCCCCGAAAGAAGTTTCATCATCCGACATGATCCCATTTCGAAACACCGCGACGAATCCCCAATAGGAAAAGGACTTTGGCGCCGTCGTCTGGAAAAGGCTGGCCTATACAAGCGTGGACTACAACTACAACATGATGAAGCATTCACCTATAATTCTTCTGGTCCGCACACACGTTCATCAAGCATTCATGGTCAAGTTAGAGAGCGACCCAACTTCAAAGCTGAAAAGGGTCTTTCTTACATTCACTCTAAAATTTTGGCGAGCACACATCTTTCTACCTGGCCTGTGATACAACAAATAACAACTGAAGCATATCATATTCTACGTCCCGCATGCCAGCCGGTTCCTTCACGGCGCCCTATTACAAAGAGGTGTCTACGCGGATTTGGTCTGCAACACTGCTGCACAACCCGCGTCCATCCCAATTGTATCAGTTGCTTGGCTCTCCATGGCGGCGGTAGCAAAACTACATACACAAAGcgctactgcttctactgcctAGGAGGCTCTTGCCAGCCACCCGATCATAGAAGATGGGCCCTCGAGGAATGATCGCCCAAGTGCGCgagagatgaaagaagacaC from Trichoderma atroviride chromosome 3, complete sequence encodes the following:
- a CDS encoding uncharacterized protein (EggNog:ENOG41) produces the protein MPRARCKRKCVVVATSRAPKRNRTDPQYPPIVGEVLKINDHENHEEVVEERDGAELAAEEIRAVCEALIRQTFSAIGMDVDSYLACFNACVEKAISNAMVYATAWSKWGGYRDLLCKMAYVADLCQTTGKLHCPTAPAIVMAYTLLRICKVTTRAAGGLPRVMEICKTLECAAPAIRHYEDHPDVILRLPDSFEPPEEWPAMVYNNVTEQGGQVAKVDTGCLDIDKKHRGQLLLKLKDLEASDAVDSDQTYKVEVSRTVTRQEAQQVLQSIIEPLRELETPESSLFDHLTLPRLKVLPVGDKRLILWWIKDIKPEIFAEWRKETEQDIEQYQWTETVKGKLPETWADHPADTVFKRIEERAKTDPDPSNIKDLVLLKEIFKDQERQGMDPAFCQKMTQWMLRREHKADEQAATIAKLHKKLDLVDEQAAEQAAASAKVLKRLDLVLAKLGETSEPMTEDAESLLGDSLVDFTDAKSPLFINE